Within the Pirellulales bacterium genome, the region CCCACAGTTTTTGCACACTATCTTCGCTGCGCCCGAGTCGTTGCGAGATTTGGGCGAACGGTACTCCCTCTAGATGGCGCAGTACGATCACTTCGCGATAATCCGCGGGCAATCGATCGAGCGCGTTGGCCAGCATGACCGCATGCTCACGACGTGCGGCCAGCTTGCTGGGGGATTCGAGCGGCGACACGAACTGCCGATCCAAAGCGGCCGACGATTGATCGAGTTCGAAACTCACTGCACGTTCCAGGCGCACGTCGCGCCGCTTGGTGCCCAGGTAATGCCGCACCAGGTTCGATAACCGAGCGGCCAGAATTTGCCGCAGCCAACAGACGAATTCCGCCTCGGTATGGCCGCGAAAGTTGGAAAAGTTACGATGCGCTTCGAGAAACGTCTCTTGTACAGCGTCGGCCGCATCGACCTTGCCTTGCAGACGACGCCCGATCTGTACGCGCGCCAAGAGCGACAGGTAGTTGCGATACGTTTCCAACAATTGTCCGATCGCTCCGTCAGTTCTTCGCTTGGCAAGCGCGATCAACTGCTCGGGATCGGTAGATGTTACGGTCAGCATCGGCGTCATAGCGCTCGCCTGGGGGTCAGCCCCCGCTCCTCGCCTGCCAGTCGGCATTTTCGCCACCTTGCGGTCGGAGAATTCCTCGGCCCCTGCCAGGAACTCCCTTCATCGTACCCAGAAGCACACTTGGCCGCTTGCTGGGCACCATGGGCTATTTAGTCACGACGGCTGGCATAAACCGCCGCGGAAAGGCAGGAAATCCTGCGGTCGTCCCTACCACACCGGCACGCCTGGAAACTCGCGAGACTGTCGCGGCAATTGCGCCGTAGTCGCCAGCGCGCATCGAAATGGCCTCCGTGGCTCCGCGGGATGGTCATGAAATTTCTGAAAATATCGATTCTCAGGCGGCGGAACACTTGGCCGGCCGGTGACCAACAGCGCAGGGGACAGCGCATTACGGGGGCCACGGCCGCTGCGAGATGACTTGGGCCGGGCAATCGTCAAAGGATTGGTTTTTAGTGGGCGTTGGAACAGAGGATCTTCTCATCTTGGCACGAAGTTGCCAGGCGATTCCGCCGGTCATTCTGAGTGGAACACCATGTCATTTGTCGCTCTGCCACCGTGTGGAACAAAGACCCCGCGCAACGGGGTTCCTTAGACGAACACAGTGATTGAGAGTGGCACCGCCGTTCGGCGGTACGGGTCGACGCGAGCCAGCAGGACACAGGCGGCATCAGTCAGAGGAGACCCACGATGCGTTCACGGAGTTTCATGCGCAAAACATTGATCCAGAAGTTCGGGTTCGGCGAGCAATTGGAAGCGCGCGACATGCTATCGGGACACGGGCTCGCGGGACCACCTCCCGCGGCGTTCCAGGACTTTAGCTCGCATGCCTCAGCGTTGACTTCGAGTTCGTCGCCGACCGTCTCCGCCGGGGCTACCTCGACCTCGGCCACGCATACTGTACTGACGGCGCAACTGACCGATTCAACCGGTACGGACACCGGCACGGCTTGGTACGCAACCAGCACGGTCGACGGCACCACCACGACGCAATTCAAGGTGAGCATTACTGGCGCGGCGGCCAATACTTCGCTCGACGTTTCCGTCGACGGCACGATCGTCGGTCAAATTACGACCGACGCCAATGGCGCTGGCAAGCTGGTCTTGTCCAGTAACCCACACGGTGCAAACGAACAGCAACTGCCGTCGAATTTTCCCACGACCGTTGCTGCCAGTTCGACGATCACGGTGGGCGCTGCCAGCGGTAGCCTTGCCACACCAACGTCCACCGGCGACGGAGGCTGCGGCGGCGACCAAATCGGGACGACGCTCAGCGCGCAGCTTACGGATTCCAGCTCTAGCGCCACCGGCACGGCAACGTATTGGACCGGCACGGTCGATGGTACCGCGACGACCAAGCTCAAGGTGAGTGTGACAGGCGCTACGGCGAGCACCATGCTCGACGTGGCGGTCGACGGCACC harbors:
- a CDS encoding sigma-70 family RNA polymerase sigma factor; translated protein: MTPMLTVTSTDPEQLIALAKRRTDGAIGQLLETYRNYLSLLARVQIGRRLQGKVDAADAVQETFLEAHRNFSNFRGHTEAEFVCWLRQILAARLSNLVRHYLGTKRRDVRLERAVSFELDQSSAALDRQFVSPLESPSKLAARREHAVMLANALDRLPADYREVIVLRHLEGVPFAQISQRLGRSEDSVQKLWVRGLARLRTEMGIDA